Proteins from one Toxotes jaculatrix isolate fToxJac2 chromosome 13, fToxJac2.pri, whole genome shotgun sequence genomic window:
- the LOC121192378 gene encoding prolyl endopeptidase-like encodes MAFKYPAARRDESKVDDYQGTKIADPYAWLEDPDSAETMEFVEEQNKVTMPYLEQCAVRAQFHQRLTELYDYPKYSCPYKRGKRYFYFHNKGLQNQDVLYVQDSLDEPATVFFDPNKLSEDGTVALKMGRLSEECEYFAYGLSSSGSDWVTVRFMKADDLTPLPDVLERVKFSCLAWTHDAKGIFYNCYPRQEGKTDGTETTSNINQKLYYHVIGTNQSEDILVAEFPDHPKWHSSVTISDDGRYAVLSITEGCEPVNRLWFCDLQQLPRGITGLLPWVKLVDNFDAQYSYVTNEETILTFRSNLDAPRYCLINIDIQNPDRQHWTTLIPQHDKDVLGFVSCVNQHHLLVNYVHDVKDILQVYELTTGQLVRDLPLDVGTVAGVSCKKKHSDFFYKFTSFTTPGIIYHCDLSESNPEPKVFRKVEVKGINQEDYQTTQVFYPSKDGTKIPMFLVHAKGLKQDGTHPVFLYGYGGFEASIQPYYNVAYLLFVRHLGGILAVANIRGGGEYGLTWHKAGSLGNKQNCFDDFQCAAEYLIQEKYTTASRIAINGASNGGLLVAACVNQRPDLYGCAVAEVGVMDMLKFHKFTIGHAWTTEYGCSDNSEQFKWLIKYSPLHNLPQPPYSDHPYPAVLLLTADHDDRVVPLHTLKYCAALQHGVGSSTVQRQPLMVRVDTRTGHGAGKPTTKAILEDTHIFSFIAETLGLSWKE; translated from the exons ATGGCGTTTAAGTACCCGGCTGCCCGAAGAGATGAGAGTAAG GTGGATGACTACCAAGGAACTAAGATCGCCGATCCCTACGCATGGCTGGAGGACCCTGATAGTGCAGAAACGATG GAGTTTGTCGAGGAGCAGAACAAAGTGACCATGCCGTACCTGGAGCAGTGTGCTGTCCGGGCTCAGTTCCACCAGCGCCTTACTGAGCTCTATGACTATCCCAAATACAGCTGCCCTTACAAAAGAGGGAAGAG GTATTTCTACTTTCACAACAAAGGCCTCCAAAACCAGGATGTGCTTTATGTGCAGGACTCCCTGGATGAACCTGCCACCGTGTTCTTTGACCCAAATAAACTCTCTGAAGATGGAACTGTGGCACTGAAGA TGGGCCGTCTGTCGGAGGAGTGTGAATATTTTGCATATGGCTTGAGTAGCAGTGGCTCAGACTGGGTAACAGTGCGTTTCATGAAGGCTGACGACCTCACCCCACTGCCTGATGTACTGGAGAGGGTTAAATTCAGCTGTCTGGCCTGGACTCACGATGCAAAGGGCATTTTTTACAACTGCTACCCACGCCAGGAGGGCAAAACAGACG GCACAGAAACCACCAGCAACATCAATCAGAAGCTCTACTACCATGTCATTGGAACCAATCAGTCAGAAGACATTCTGGTTGCGGAGTTCCCCGACCATCCAAAGTGGCACAGCTCAGTAACC ATATCAGATGATGGTAGATATGCTGTTTTATCCATCACTGAAGGCTGTGAACCTGTCAACCGGCTGTGGTTCTGTGACCTTCAGCAGCTGCCCAGAGGCATCACAG GGCTGCTGCCATGGGTCAAACTTGTGGACAACTTTGATGCTCAGTATTCTTACGTCACCAACGAGGAAACTATATTAACTTTCCGTTCCAACCTGGATGCTCCTCGTTACTGTCTCATCAACATTGACATCCAGAATCCTGACCGGCAGCACTGGACTACCCTCATACCACAGCATGATAAGGATGTCCTGG GCTTTGTCTCCTGTGTCAACCAACACCACCTGCTGGTCAACTACGTCCATGACGTGAAGGATATCCTGCAGGTGTACGAGTTGACCACAGGCCAGCTGGTCAGGGACCTGCCGCTGGATGTTGGCACAGTGGCTGGTGTGAGCTGCAAGAAGAAACACTCTGATTTCTTCTACAAGTTCACCTCCTTCACTACACCAG GTATCATTTACCACTGTGATCTGAGTGAGTCGAACCCAGAACCCAAAGTGTTCAGGAAGGTGGAGGTAAAAGGCATCAATCAAGAGGACTATCAGACCACCCAG GTATTTTATCCCAGTAAAGATGGAACCAAGATCCCCATGTTCTTAGTTCATGCCAAGGGCCTGAAACAAGATGGAACACACCCTGTTTTCCTTTATGGATATGGAGGCTTTGAGGCTTCCATACAACCATACTATAA TGTTGCTTACCTGTTGTTTGTGAGACACCTGGGAGGAATTCTGGCAGTGGCCAACATCAGAGGGGGTGGAGAGTACGGCCTCACCTGGCACAAAG CTGGTTCTTTAGGGAACAAGCAGAATTGCTTTGATGACTTCCAGTGTGCGGCAGAGTATCTGATCCAGGAAAAGTACACCACAGCCAGCCGCATCGCTATCAACGGAGCCTCTAATGGAGGGCTGCTAGTGG cggCATGCGTGAACCAGCGTCCAGACCTGTATGGCTGTGCTGTAGCGGAAGTGGGGGTGATGGATATGCTGAAGTTCCACAAATTCACCATTGGCCACGCCTGGACCACCGAATATGGCTGTTCAGACAACTCGGAGCAGTTCAAGTGGCTCATCAA GTATTCTCCTCTCCATAATCTGCCTCAGCCACCTTACTCTGACCATCCCTACCCTGCCGTCCTGCTTCTGACAGCAGATCACGATGACCGCGTGGTGCCTCTGCACACCCTCAAGTACTGTGCTGCCTTGCAGCACGGGGTGGGCAGCAGCACCGTGCAGCGTCAGCCTTTGATGGTCAGGGTGGACACCCGTACTGGGCACGGTGCAGGGAAACCCACCACCAAAGCCATCTTGGAGGACACTCACATCTTTTCCTTCATTGCTGAGACCCTGGGGCTCAGCTGGAAAGAGTGA